A genome region from Akkermansiaceae bacterium includes the following:
- a CDS encoding S8 family serine peptidase, translating to MTCPHSTRSALLATALLITSFNAHAQDEAKQDTKNGIITVKDYLGKERTLFDGDGDGWDDLWCILHPDLKHRNKSIDTDGDKLTDYEEMIMWRDPFVAGPLPRELTPEEIAEAERDAAAALVIAQEAWEKKKTEAAPLLRQLLPPGQSDPDAKIVEAEDGSAALRRDAAASKLLTAGKERALDDLARKYGVEKVFQDEDGKKLKLAGESLGPIFIQANDTLSAAGISADELWPIQNNSSLPGFFPWPYTESNTGLNLTGAGQTLGMWEVDGAVRPAHIEMGAARIFQRDAAALDPTSHATNVAGTMAASGVGSLFGQFFESRGVAYQANVFAYETSTNFKAEREAAAAGNATDPPIRAANHSWGLTCGWRREDIDPTAGTNLQWVWYGATLSSFQEDHKFGFYLPDQPSPFDFGSTQLDLFLQSQAPQHLMVYSCGNDRTEGPGVSPGTYYYRTGATTWTPVNATTFPRDWDDGDAGFYDTVAPPGTSKNVLTVGSCDDVFNTVGSNLFIGFGPTSVVNASSFSGAGPTDDGRIKPDLVAVGSPSQTIRQPLGLMSGSPLAPVITAPNSATNNNYSVGIQGTSFSAPAVTGALGLVMQRRAQLYPTLPASQAWRGSTLKAIAINTCDDVGAEGPDYRLGYGVMNARRAALAVDADHVSGRGSLIKEFSLAPSQSASWVVKCDGTQPLSVTLPWSDVPGPALTTITGPDAQNAMLVNNLDLKVEYLGPDVTTLPAPTAVVSTFLPWTLNPDLTTKSATTRALPAVRGVDNRNNVEKVSIASPAAGRYRITVTHSGGLQGNPAPSTQVVSAALSGVTPELPTITSLAASPTATEFILSFTADPGAFFTIQSSPDLVTWTDVGSVLAETVTNSVIVTSGVGNPKLFWRMRRGQ from the coding sequence ATGACCTGTCCACACTCAACACGCAGCGCGCTTCTAGCAACCGCACTGCTCATCACATCCTTTAACGCACACGCGCAAGACGAAGCCAAACAAGATACGAAGAACGGCATCATCACCGTAAAAGACTACCTCGGGAAGGAGCGAACGCTCTTCGATGGCGACGGAGATGGCTGGGATGATCTATGGTGCATCCTGCACCCCGATCTCAAGCATCGGAACAAATCGATAGATACCGACGGCGACAAGCTGACGGACTATGAAGAGATGATTATGTGGCGTGATCCTTTTGTTGCGGGACCACTCCCGCGCGAGCTAACACCCGAAGAAATCGCAGAAGCCGAGCGTGACGCTGCCGCCGCTCTCGTTATCGCTCAAGAAGCATGGGAGAAGAAGAAGACGGAAGCGGCTCCGCTTCTTCGCCAGCTTCTGCCACCGGGCCAGAGCGATCCAGATGCGAAGATCGTAGAGGCGGAAGACGGCTCCGCCGCCCTCCGCCGCGACGCTGCCGCATCTAAGTTGCTCACGGCTGGCAAAGAGCGTGCGCTTGATGACCTTGCCCGTAAATATGGGGTAGAAAAGGTGTTTCAGGATGAAGACGGCAAGAAGCTAAAGCTTGCTGGCGAGTCGCTTGGTCCGATTTTCATCCAAGCGAATGATACTTTGTCCGCAGCAGGAATCAGCGCGGACGAGCTTTGGCCGATTCAGAACAACTCATCGCTACCGGGCTTTTTTCCATGGCCTTACACTGAGAGCAATACCGGACTCAATCTTACAGGTGCTGGCCAAACCCTCGGAATGTGGGAGGTAGACGGTGCAGTGCGCCCGGCACATATCGAGATGGGTGCGGCACGGATTTTTCAGAGGGACGCGGCCGCACTCGACCCGACAAGCCACGCGACTAACGTCGCTGGCACAATGGCCGCTAGCGGCGTGGGATCTCTGTTTGGGCAGTTCTTTGAGAGCCGCGGTGTCGCCTATCAGGCGAATGTTTTTGCTTACGAGACTAGCACGAATTTTAAGGCCGAGAGAGAAGCTGCAGCAGCAGGCAATGCGACCGATCCACCCATACGCGCAGCAAACCATTCTTGGGGTTTAACGTGCGGTTGGCGGCGTGAGGATATTGATCCAACAGCTGGAACAAACCTTCAGTGGGTTTGGTATGGAGCCACTTTATCTAGTTTTCAAGAGGATCATAAGTTTGGATTTTACCTGCCCGACCAGCCTTCACCATTCGATTTTGGCTCAACGCAGCTTGATCTATTTCTTCAGTCGCAAGCTCCTCAGCACTTAATGGTTTATTCCTGCGGGAATGACCGGACTGAAGGCCCGGGTGTCTCTCCGGGAACCTACTACTACAGAACCGGAGCGACTACTTGGACGCCCGTCAACGCCACCACCTTCCCCCGCGATTGGGATGATGGTGACGCGGGTTTCTACGATACCGTCGCTCCTCCGGGCACATCAAAGAATGTGCTTACGGTTGGTTCTTGTGACGATGTATTCAACACTGTCGGGTCAAATCTATTCATTGGCTTTGGCCCTACTTCCGTCGTCAACGCTTCATCATTTAGCGGAGCGGGTCCGACTGACGATGGCCGTATCAAGCCGGATTTGGTAGCCGTTGGCTCACCTTCGCAGACGATCCGTCAGCCTCTCGGCTTGATGAGTGGTAGCCCACTTGCGCCTGTCATCACAGCCCCCAACTCAGCCACGAACAACAACTACTCGGTCGGCATCCAAGGCACCAGTTTCTCGGCACCTGCGGTGACTGGCGCACTTGGACTTGTGATGCAGCGCAGGGCGCAGCTTTATCCGACATTACCTGCTTCGCAGGCGTGGCGCGGATCGACGCTGAAGGCCATTGCGATCAATACCTGCGACGACGTGGGAGCGGAAGGACCGGACTACCGCCTTGGCTATGGCGTGATGAATGCCCGGAGAGCGGCTCTTGCGGTTGATGCAGATCATGTAAGCGGACGCGGCTCCCTCATCAAGGAGTTCAGCCTCGCTCCCAGCCAATCGGCTTCATGGGTAGTAAAGTGCGATGGCACACAGCCGCTTTCTGTCACTTTGCCATGGAGTGATGTTCCCGGACCCGCATTGACGACCATTACCGGACCGGACGCGCAGAACGCAATGCTGGTCAACAATCTCGACCTGAAAGTCGAGTATCTTGGCCCGGATGTGACGACTCTTCCTGCTCCGACTGCGGTTGTTTCGACTTTCCTTCCGTGGACTCTCAACCCCGATTTGACGACCAAGAGCGCGACGACTCGCGCTTTACCCGCAGTTCGCGGCGTGGACAACCGCAACAACGTTGAGAAGGTTTCCATCGCCAGTCCTGCGGCTGGCCGTTACCGCATCACTGTCACTCACTCAGGCGGGCTACAGGGCAATCCGGCTCCAAGCACACAGGTTGTTTCCGCCGCCCTTAGCGGCGTAACACCCGAGTTGCCGACGATCACCTCTCTGGCGGCATCACCGACTGCGACTGAGTTTATTCTGAGTTTCACGGCGGATCCGGGCGCGTTTTTCACGATCCAGAGTTCGCCGGATTTAGTCACGTGGACAGATGTAGGATCGGTTCTAGCTGAGACCGTGACGAACTCGGTGATCGTCACGTCGGGTGTGGGCAATCCTAAGCTGTTCTGGCGCATGAGGAGAGGACAATGA